The DNA sequence ATGATATTCCATTATCAGAAGTTGTATTCGACTTCTTCGACCAATTAAAATCAAACACTAAAGGTTATGCATCATTTGATTACGAATTGATTGGTTATAAAGAAAGTAATCTTGTTAAGATGGATATCTTGCTTAACGGAGATAAAGTGGACGCATTAAGCTTTATCGTTCACAAAGACTTCGCGTATGAACGCGGTAAAGCTTTAGTTGAAAGATTAAAAACTTTAATTCCGCGTCAACAATTCGAGGTGCCTGTTCAAGCAGCAGTTGGTCATAAAATTATTGCACGTACAAACATTAAATCAATGGGTAAAAACGTACTTGCAAAATGTTACGGCGGGGATATCAGCCGTAAACGTAAATTATTAGAAAAACAAAAAGAAGGTAAAGCTAAAATGAAAGCTGTAGGTAACGTAGAGATTCCTCAGGATGCATTCTTAGCTGTACTAAAAATGGATGAAGATTAATAAAGGTTGGGACACTCGAACGTCCCAGCTTTTTATTTTGAATTTCATTCCTAAAAGAGAGGCGAAACCATGAAAGTAGAAAGTGCATATATTCATATCCCTTTTTGTGTCAGAATTTGTACTTACTGTGATTTCAATAAATATTTCATTCATAATCAACCTGTCGATGACTATTTAGACTGCTTGATTGAAGAGTTTAAAACTGCCAATAATAGAAATTTGAAAACGATGTTTGTCGGAGGCGGTACACCCACAGCTTTAAGTAATAAACAATTAGAAAGATTGCTGCAAGCCATCAATACACATTTTAATATCTCAAATGAATATACGTTTGAAGCGAACCCTGATGAACTTACACCTTCAAAAATCAAATTATTAAAGGATTATGGTGTCAATAGAATATCGATGGGGGTACAGACGTTTGATCAAGATTTATTAAAAGTACTTGGACGTACACATCAAACAAACGATATTTATAATGCTGTGGATTTGGCAAATCAATACAACATTGATTCAATCAGTTTAGATTTAATGTATCATTTGCCAGGTCAAACGATAGAGCAGTTTGAAAAAAGCTTGGATATTGCACTGTCCATGGATATCAATCACATTTCAAGCTATGGTTTAATTTTGGAACCTAAGACTCAATTTTATAACCTATATCGTAAAGGAAAATTAAAATTACCCAATGAAGACTTAGGTGAAGAAATGTATCAATTGCTTCTGAGTAAAATTAATCAATCTTCAATGCATCAATATGAAATTTCAAACTTCAGTCAGATCGGCCATGAATCTGAACATAATAAAGTATATTGGAAAAACGAAGGGTATTACGGCTTTGGTGCAGGCGCCAGCGGTTACGTGAATGGGGTAAGATATTCGAATGTTAATCCAGTCAATCACTACATTAAGAAAATACAAAATAATGAACGCCCAATACTTCATCAGACAACACCAACGCGTAATGAACAAATGGAAGAGCAAATGTTTTTAGGTTTACGTATGAATCAAGGCGTAGATAAAACAGTTTTCAAAGAAAAATTCCAAACTGATATCAATCAAGTTTATGAGAAAGCATTAACAGATTTAAGCAAAAAAGAACTGATTATTAATGATGAGAATCATGTTGCTTTAACCGACAGAGGGAAAGTAATCGGCAATGAAGTCTTCGAAGCATTTCTTATTGATTAACTTTTTTTACAGTCCAATGCTTTAACATTGACTTACTTTGACCAATTTGATAAATTATAATTAGCACTTGGAAGAAGAGAGTGCTAATGAGGTGGAAACATGATTACAGATAGACAATTGAGCATTTTAAATGCCATTGTTGAAGATTATGTAGATTATGGTTTACCTGTTGGATCTAAAACGATTATAGAGCGGCACAACGTAAATGTCAGTCCTGCTACTATTAGAAATGAAATGAAACAATTGGAATCAATTGGTTTAGTAGAGAAGTCTCATGCTTCATCTGGCAGGTCGCCGTCAGTGAAAGGTTTTAGATATTACGTAGACCAGCTGTTGGAAAATACTTCTCCTCTTAAAGAATCGCACAACCAGCGTTTAAACAAATTATTAATGGAATATAATTTCAATTTATCTGCTGCATTAAGTGTTTATGCAAATGAATTGTCATTATTTACCCAGTATACTACGTTGGTAATGAAACCGAATCAATCAAAAGATTTAATCAGCGATGTTCATTTGTTTAATGCGACCGCAAATTTGGTTATTATGGTAATTGTGTTCGAAACAGGTGATGTAGAGCACATTCAATTGGCCATAGATGAGAAAATTTCTAAATCGCGTTTAATCCAAATTGCCAACTACATCAAAGAAATTTATAATAACAAAGGCTTTGAAGATAAAACATTTGAACAATCCAATGATATCTCAACG is a window from the Staphylococcus sp. IVB6181 genome containing:
- the hemW gene encoding radical SAM family heme chaperone HemW, producing the protein MKVESAYIHIPFCVRICTYCDFNKYFIHNQPVDDYLDCLIEEFKTANNRNLKTMFVGGGTPTALSNKQLERLLQAINTHFNISNEYTFEANPDELTPSKIKLLKDYGVNRISMGVQTFDQDLLKVLGRTHQTNDIYNAVDLANQYNIDSISLDLMYHLPGQTIEQFEKSLDIALSMDINHISSYGLILEPKTQFYNLYRKGKLKLPNEDLGEEMYQLLLSKINQSSMHQYEISNFSQIGHESEHNKVYWKNEGYYGFGAGASGYVNGVRYSNVNPVNHYIKKIQNNERPILHQTTPTRNEQMEEQMFLGLRMNQGVDKTVFKEKFQTDINQVYEKALTDLSKKELIINDENHVALTDRGKVIGNEVFEAFLID
- the hrcA gene encoding heat-inducible transcriptional repressor HrcA, translating into MITDRQLSILNAIVEDYVDYGLPVGSKTIIERHNVNVSPATIRNEMKQLESIGLVEKSHASSGRSPSVKGFRYYVDQLLENTSPLKESHNQRLNKLLMEYNFNLSAALSVYANELSLFTQYTTLVMKPNQSKDLISDVHLFNATANLVIMVIVFETGDVEHIQLAIDEKISKSRLIQIANYIKEIYNNKGFEDKTFEQSNDISTVHQLTDLLYQRVNDSQNDIYLGGKSILIDTLNEQNVNSIQQILQYLESNKILKLFEEGNHSGIDVKIGQEIDNRLEDISIVMSDYHIDEHLKGHIAVIGPTAMRYQNVIQLLYKI